The Methanothermobacter tenebrarum DNA segment GGTTGGCTGTGAAATTGGCTAGGCTCCCGTTGACAAGTCCTGGAATTGTACTGTTAATGGGAGGACTCCACTTGTTGGGTTGGCTGTGAAATTGGCTACTGGCGGTATTATTTTATATTCTACTACTAGGATTTGTAGTAGTGCTAGCATGCCGCCGGAGTCTGTTCCCTGTATGGCTGCTATGTTATTATTTGGTTGGAGTTTTCCTGTGACATTGAATACTTCTGGGTATGCTGTTTTGCTGTTTCCTTGCCATACATTCAATCCTAAGGTTTGATCGTTGAAGTATACGTTTCCTTCGTTTGGTCCGGCATTGCCTGCCCATGTATGATATGTGGCGTTTGCAACATCTTCTAAGTTTATTTCTGTTCCGTTGAATTTGGTGTATGCTATTGTTTCGTTGAGGTTTGTTCCATATGTATCTCCTAGGAGTAGGATGTCGGATTCTTCTGCGATGAATATTTGTCTTCTTGGCGCTGTATTGTCATTGTAGATTACTAGTAGTGTGAATGGGTACATGCTAAGTGTGTGTGTACTCTGGCTTGCTGGTACTGATAATGTGACATTCACAATGTTATCCTGGTTTTTGTTGTAGTATTCTGTTACGTTGTAGACTAGTAGGCCGTATTTGTAGTTTGGGTAGCCTCCGAAGTTTGATTGGTCCCAGTACCATCTTGTGTAGTTTCCTGGTTGGAATACTGCCTGGTTGAATTGTATTGTTAGGTATGTTAGTGCTGCGCCCTCTCTTGGGTCTGTGCCTTTGTTATCCCAATTGTATGGGACATACAAGTATACTGTGATTGGGGTTGCGTTTTCTGGTATGCTAGGTTGTGTGCCGTTGAATGTTACGGTGTAATTTGACCATCCGGTGGTTCCACTTGCATAGGTTGTGTCAGGCTGCACATAATATGCGATGCCGTATTGGCCGTCATAGACTTCTACTGTGTTAATGTCTGAGCCGTTGTAGGCCCATCTTTTGCCTTTGTAGCCATTGTATAGTAATGGGAAATTTTTTATATATTGGTTGTTTGTTTCATTGGTTTCTGGAACTTCATTGTATGGGTCTATAACAAATTTATAGGTTATGTTCTGGTTATTGTTACCATAGAGCGTCTCTGCTGTGGCTGGTCTTATCGTGGGATCCGTTATATTCACATAAACGTTGCTATTTGGGTTTATGGAGGGTATGGTTGCATTTGAGACTAGTTCGTCATTGGCGTATAATAGTAGTGTTGTTGTTGGTGATTTTTCAGTGCCAACGTTTCTGATTAGGCACTTTATTGTATTGTTTTCTAGTGCAAATATCGCACTACCAGTGACGAGGACGCTCTGGAATCTTAAGTCGATATTTGGCGTGTAAGTGACCTTTTGTATTGCTAGGATGATTTTGTAGTATCCTGATAGTCCTGTTCCTGGGCTTTTGTGGTATGTGAATTTGTTGGTTTGGTTGTTGTAGAGGTCTGTGACGTTCCATATTTCGTATCCGCTGTATGTTCCTCGTCTTTGGTATGTGCCATTTGGCAGGGTCTGGTCATTGTATGTGTAGATTCCGTCTTGGCTTGCTGCATGCACTATCATCAACGTGACATCTTTGATTGTTCCGGGTGCTGTACCCGTGAAGTATGTTTCTCCTGTGTATCCTTCGTCATTGTAGCTGCTTACATCATGTCCGAGGTTGATCCAGTATCTTGTCCCGGTTGTGCTTCCCGGGAGGTTGTAGGCCACGACCAGTGTTATGAGTTTTATTCGGCCGTCGTATGAGCCTGTGGTGCATACATTGACTGTATTGTCTGTGCCTTTGTTTGTTTTGTCTGTTACGTCGTACCATAGTAGGTAGTCGCTTGTTACGCGCATTGTATGGTCGTTTATCATTAGGTATGGGTCTTGGTCGTGTCCAGGGCCGAGGATTGCAGTGTTATTGTTTCCGTCTGGGGGGTAGTTGTATGTGGTGTAGAGTGATTGGTTGTCTAGTAGTTGTCCGTTGTAGGTTACGTTGATGTATGTTTGTCTTGGTTCTTGCATGTGGCCTGAATATACTAGCACGTATAGTGTTGCGTTTTTTATCTTGGCATCTGATGGTATTGTGTAGTTGAATGTGTATGTGACATTACAAGGGTCTGTTGCATTGAATCCATAATAGGAGTCCACTGCAAGGTCACCGGTTACATTACCTTCTTGGACCGTTTCTAGTGGTTTGCCGCCCACAGCATTGTCTGCATAGGCCGATCCTGTTAATGAAACCGCTAACACTACTAGAACTGTTAGAAACAGTATTTGTCTGCTTCCTAATTTTTTAATATTATTCACCCCCTTCAATTTCCTTTCTATTTAAAATCTTATTTATAAGTTTAACTAAAGTATTACTAATTTAGAGATGGTATAAAAATAGTATATTAAAAATTCATGGAGTATTACTAATACTCAGAGAGAATAAAAAGGGGTATTAACCTGTGGGGTCTTGCGGCCTCCACACATTGGACTGTCTCATCCAATTAAAAAAATTGTAAGGTTAAAGAACATCCCTGGAAATATATCGACCATATATTTTTATTTTTTGTCCACACTCCGGACACTTACTATCCTCAATCCCATAATCCAGGATCTTATAAGAA contains these protein-coding regions:
- a CDS encoding DUF3344 domain-containing protein translates to MNNIKKLGSRQILFLTVLVVLAVSLTGSAYADNAVGGKPLETVQEGNVTGDLAVDSYYGFNATDPCNVTYTFNYTIPSDAKIKNATLYVLVYSGHMQEPRQTYINVTYNGQLLDNQSLYTTYNYPPDGNNNTAILGPGHDQDPYLMINDHTMRVTSDYLLWYDVTDKTNKGTDNTVNVCTTGSYDGRIKLITLVVAYNLPGSTTGTRYWINLGHDVSSYNDEGYTGETYFTGTAPGTIKDVTLMIVHAASQDGIYTYNDQTLPNGTYQRRGTYSGYEIWNVTDLYNNQTNKFTYHKSPGTGLSGYYKIILAIQKVTYTPNIDLRFQSVLVTGSAIFALENNTIKCLIRNVGTEKSPTTTLLLYANDELVSNATIPSINPNSNVYVNITDPTIRPATAETLYGNNNQNITYKFVIDPYNEVPETNETNNQYIKNFPLLYNGYKGKRWAYNGSDINTVEVYDGQYGIAYYVQPDTTYASGTTGWSNYTVTFNGTQPSIPENATPITVYLYVPYNWDNKGTDPREGAALTYLTIQFNQAVFQPGNYTRWYWDQSNFGGYPNYKYGLLVYNVTEYYNKNQDNIVNVTLSVPASQSTHTLSMYPFTLLVIYNDNTAPRRQIFIAEESDILLLGDTYGTNLNETIAYTKFNGTEINLEDVANATYHTWAGNAGPNEGNVYFNDQTLGLNVWQGNSKTAYPEVFNVTGKLQPNNNIAAIQGTDSGGMLALLQILVVEYKIIPPVANFTANPTSGVLPLTVQFQDLSTGA